The Deltaproteobacteria bacterium genome includes a window with the following:
- a CDS encoding ACT domain-containing protein, giving the protein YLNNYTRFLVLGPQVSDRTGRDKTSLLFSIPDSPGSLYEILKPFSEKAINLTKIESRPIKDKPWEYVFFLDFEGHTTDPHIHEAATELKKKVLFLKLLGSYPRSL; this is encoded by the coding sequence TACCTAAACAATTACACGCGCTTTTTGGTTCTCGGGCCCCAGGTCAGCGACAGAACAGGAAGGGATAAAACCTCGCTCCTGTTTTCCATCCCGGATTCGCCGGGATCTCTTTACGAAATCCTAAAACCCTTTTCCGAGAAGGCGATCAACCTGACCAAAATCGAATCCCGGCCCATTAAGGATAAGCCCTGGGAATACGTCTTTTTTCTGGACTTTGAAGGCCATACCACGGACCCGCACATTCACGAGGCGGCAACTGAATTGAAAAAGAAAGTTCTTTTTTTAAAACTTTTGGGTTCCTATCCCCGGAGTTTGTAG